The Primulina tabacum isolate GXHZ01 chromosome 16, ASM2559414v2, whole genome shotgun sequence genome window below encodes:
- the LOC142529461 gene encoding protein VAPYRIN-like: MDRLIRLEPSNTVAIEIEPGQKCSGSISLRNVMHTMPVAFRIQPLNKTRYTVVPHSGIILPLTTLTLEITYQLSPNSSLPYRYPHCDDSFILQSVVAPGAGVKDPTSTYDSVPNDWFTNKKKQVYSDSGIKIMFVGSMVLSSLVAKGCMDEIREVLEKSVPNSRAADSVDSEGNSLLHLAVAQSRPDLVQLLLEFEPDIEATNRTGSSPLEAASASGEELIVELLLAHKASPERSEFSTWGPIHLATGNGHVQVLRHLLLKGANPNSLTKDGNTALHLAVEEKRRDCARLLLANAARSDIRNTSDGDTPLHTASTIGDEQMVKLLLHKGANKDIRNKQRKTAYDLAAENGHTNLFDVLKLADKLCTAARKGELRMILKLLENGASIHGRDQNGWTALHRASFKGRIDVTRMLIEKGVDVNAKDEDGYTALHCSVESGQVDVIELLVKRGADVEAKTNKGVTAVQIAESLNYTGIIRILVQGGAAKDGVLQLKSKQDSVAFGKGISSREMDTGVIKRNQNHSRRVRRSSFDHYAPLAVV, translated from the coding sequence ATGGATAGGCTAATAAGGTTAGAGCCATCCAATACAGTGGCGATCGAAATTGAACCCGGGCAGAAATGCTCCGGTTCCATCAGTTTACGCAACGTTATGCACACGATGCCGGTTGCGTTTCGCATCCAACCGTTGAACAAGACACGGTACACAGTTGTTCCACACTCCGGGATCATACTACCTCTCACCACACTCACACTTGAAATCACTTACCAACTTTCTCCGAATTCTTCGCTGCCATACCGGTACCCGCATTGTGATGATTCTTTCATTTTGCAAAGTGTGGTGGCTCCTGGAGCAGGTGTGAAGGATCCAACGTCGACTTATGATTCGGTTCCGAACGATTGGTTCACTAACAAGAAGAAACAGGTGTATTCTGATAGTGGGATCAAGATCATGTTTGTTGGATCGATGGTTTTGAGCAGTTTGGTAGCTAAAGGTTGTATGGATGAAATCAGGGAGGTTCTCGAAAAGAGTGTCCCGAATTCGAGAGCCGCTGATTCTGTTGATTCTGAGGGAAATTCATTGTTACATTTGGCTGTTGCTCAGAGTAGGCCTGATTTGGTCCAGTTGTTGCTTGAATTCGAGCCAGATATTGAGGCTACTAATAGAACCGGATCGAGCCCACTCGAGGCCGCTTCTGCCTCGGGGGAAGAACTGATAGTTGAGCTACTCTTGGCTCACAAAGCAAGCCCGGAGAGATCAGAATTTTCCACTTGGGGTCCAATCCATCTAGCTACAGGGAATGGCCATGTTCAAGTTCTTAGGCATCTTTTACTGAAAGGTGCTAATCCGAATTCGCTCACGAAAGACGGAAACACTGCACTGCACTTAGCCGTCGAAGAGAAAAGACGAGACTGTGCCCGGCTGCTGCTAGCCAATGCAGCTAGATCAGATATTCGAAACACAAGTGATGGTGACACACCTCTACACACAGCCTCCACCATAGGAGACGAGCAAATGGTGAAACTTTTGCTCCATAAGGGGGCAAATAAAGATATAAGGAACAAACAACGTAAGACGGCCTACGATCTTGCTGCTGAAAACGGGCACACAAACCTATTTGACGTCCTAAAACTTGCCGACAAGCTATGTACTGCTGCGAGAAAGGGAGAGCTGAGGATGATCCTCAAGCTTCTAGAAAATGGGGCATCCATTCATGGGCGGGACCAGAACGGCTGGACCGCACTTCACCGGGCCTCATTTAAGGGACGTATAGACGTGACACGAATGTTGATCGAAAAGGGCGTCGATGTTAATGCGAAAGATGAAGATGGATACACGGCGTTGCACTGTTCTGTGGAGTCGGGGCAGGTGGATGTGATCGAATTGCTCGTAAAGAGAGGAGCTGACGTTGAAGCAAAAACAAATAAGGGCGTTACAGCCGTTCAAATTGCTGAATCTTTAAACTATACAGGGATTATTAGGATTCTTGTACAGGGAGGAGCTGCAAAAGATGGCGTTTTACAGCTTAAAAGTAAGCAAGATTCTGTGGCATTTGGTAAGGGGATTTCTAGCAGAGAAATGGATACTGGTGTGATTAAGAGGAATCAGAATCATAGCAGGAGAGTTCGTCGGAGTAGCTTCGATCACTATGCTCCATTAGCCGTGGTCTGA